A stretch of the Aphis gossypii isolate Hap1 chromosome 2, ASM2018417v2, whole genome shotgun sequence genome encodes the following:
- the LOC114124672 gene encoding titin-like isoform X46, which translates to MIEQTTLRNILTWIIAVILFIFQSLNYFISRIKKFVKHGQKNTTVVTTDTIISSESNPNNNNAPENVITVQGLIQNHFDIPLIIAEDEPNVNDFIKNAQLLNSYDNYKEKKKIDQFMEHLVDDSYVARGLGLITANVGREAEFYLYSKYDNNFENIVIKLKGRQGEIGQITIPNQNPTNSIETKSIPMDYFYDEDRIKVTYTPFAEGVYTLTLVRNGLSICRSPYYISVEKSPTNSRSQIRLGTKKYKMVTKFAKAKHVPLETCDNSIPVIEPSKSSISRNILPTTEENSIRTDVMSIVTKFESNSIHLKKNDQKLTVNRSKKSTKTDLLDEISISADSNTQPKIETGNDYDTNISDLSSLCIYSNSKSNDKKCSSNLDVSNRNSKSNYVNSIEIESNLVKRSNKKLDKSIRNINDMPRVKNMSSNHLEPTNSVLLKENLNDKSLDEVEKHNQTYKTNEPIHGQNQSEAFLDPITVDKFEIKCIDNEAYTHNKISCFDDDHRKTVIVMKNINELETHPNISMNQQFTDSTQYNINTPFTSVLTKITNDVCEKCSIKVLRILSEFPRDINITHNNNSNENCSSHETVLAQPISINTNIDNLFEKPISPTNEHKTDNLLTNSPTNMKLMDTIDKDIKYNYINEIKPINTTFNEIYCDINNTTKELMVKQNKHDGEINKSINDKITNNFTIPITKNNIDKHKIDHLENILSTDNKMQIQVQNVQKFSEHNMDKDKTNQFQFHDYINNELNDINKENEKILDTRDIVTINNDKKCNEELVINELKAKNVIIPDEYKNIQSSFINSQTVLASMEDKLLTLRYKPEDIRQEINNISNTNVILHENQKLIIENSIEPVLKNFKNKMVEKITQLYLNKDLTRSDNTSIIENHNINLTNNLQKNQLHNNADNKKNKTKLIEIIRSQLTNHFHKNDIPGMILNNKNTDNNQVYKYLENIIKTNMNPNETHSQRLDENNIQTLVSIAKNQLNKQQLDDEFKMMRLENVTSNIEIKKTNDNEKVQDTEIKLKNIPNDTSIKIETTTKSIKSNTSEKTDLESNIDNKKNIKSIKLKNKVNDLTKIQNMFKINEIGENNKRNTKIKSKPTENASREQIKKQEDKVVKIKIFNDAKDLTTEKENIYKFPHSVIVTVNKENETSTIIDTSRVSEIELEKINNSAQSDTSKLNNPFIKPQIQKIVVEIVTNNNKMVIDSVAIIIHEETEDKKKVAKRNNPKTKYWIQINDHELYTINAYHDTIKPIDKDRVIETEMPKISIQTNITIDNNLEESNKKKIEENIKNDLIIETPTISLQTSEKLENINETKITPYTVSSTEQIEETIAVESESCLLIDTSNVPVEQKNIIGKSIEHPISIENRNKSVKESKVIKTTTETELIKNNDPLALNKEEGTGKENNLETEIETEKPIHNINKEDEAISLIKITTVSDDENIKIKKTGEHQLTIETQINYDENLKVVNINTESAPIPNNDSSTENIGEPINKENIPETEVETKMSEDNTNKEGETCTPTNTQNISTDEKITIEETTEEPFPIETLIKYAEKPKILDSKTETEPSPNTGYSIINVQEPIDREKNPETEINKIKSIDIIIKKFDASSKMNTSIESVEDKNIKGETTENPLPKDQPIKSVKKSKVVNINTESESIENYYSSAVNEEEPFEKENIPETEVETEVSTDNMKIESEPCSTYDTPTVSDKEKIIKEETTDKQLPNNQPIKFVEDSKQVVITTETEPSINSNSLTISMQEQVDKERIPETRVETKKLEDNINKEGEPCPLTNAQNISTEEKITTVETIEEQLLIETPIKCVVESKVVNINTEYKSTPNNDSSAVNVEETIEKENIPETEVETKKSEDNPKKESEPCPLTNTPNISIEEKATIEEIIEEPLQIEISIQSVQEIKVLDIKTETEPSPNTDSSTLNLLEPIDKENIPETEVETKKSEDNPKKESEPCPPINTQNISDDERKIIDETNVNPLLIETPIQCVEESKAVNINTKSESIPNNNSSAVAVEEPIEKENIPETEVETKKSEDNINKEGELCPPTNTQNISTEEKITIEETIVEPLLIETPIKCVEESKVVNINTESESIPNNDSSAVNEEKPIEKENISETEVETKKSEDIINKEGELCPPTNTQNISTEEKITIDETIEEPLPIEIPIKCVEESKVVNINTESESIPNNDSSAVNEEKPIEKENIPETVVETKKSEDNPKKESEPCPLTNTPNISIEEKATIEEIIEEPLQIEISIQSVQEIKVLDIKTETEPSPNTDSSTLNLLEPIEKENIPETVVETKKSEDNINKEGELCPPTNTQNISTEEKVTIEETTEEPLTIETPIQSVENSKEVDITAETDPSINSNTSTKSIQEQVDTESIPENRVETKKSEDIINKEGELCPPTNTQNISTEEKITIDETIEEPLPIEIPIKCVEESKVVNINTESESIPNKNSSAVTVEEPIEKENIPEIEVETNRSEDNIDKEGEPCPPTNTQNISDDERKIIDETNVNPLLIETPIKCVEESKVININTESESKTNNDSSAVNEEKPIEKENIPETVVETKKSEDNIDKEDEPCPLTNAQNISTEEKITIEETIEEPLPIEIPIKCVEESKVVNINTESESIPNKNSSAVTVEEPIEKENIPEIEVETKRSEDNIDKEGEPCPPTNTQNISEDERKIIDETNVNPLLIETPIKCVEESKVININTESESIPNNDSSAVNEEKPIEKENIPETVVETKKSEDNIDKEGELCPPFNTQNISTEEKITIEERIEEPLPIEIPIKCVEESKAVNINTESESIPNNDSSAVNEEKPIDKENIPETEVETKKSEDNPKKESEPCPPTNTQNISDDQRKIIDETNVNPLLIETPNKCVEESNVVNINTESESIPNNNSSAVTVEEPIEKENIPETEVKTEKSTDNTNIEIEPCSPANTPNISNENKITILETTDKLLTNDQSTKYVEELKLVNINIETEPPPNTDFLTLNVETLIYIENNPETEIEAEKSIGNIIKEGEASSMIDTSIESVVDKNIIEETIENSLPNEQSTKSVKELKVVDINTESELMPNNDSSMTNVEEPFNKDNVPETQIETVKSIDENEKECEACSPTDTSSVSIEEKNIIDKTIANPLLNEPPIKSVDKFKVLDINTETEPSPNTGSLTVNVEVLIDKENIREIQIETDKLIDYSNKECESRSPTDKLAASSEKNNLTEETMEILLPIETFIKSSTKAVEELKENKINTETVFVPNIDSSTLNAEEPSEEDYFSKIVIKTDKTLDFVVKECETCPPIDTSMYVTEEIKGIDGTIEKLIPIGSSFVIADTENLTSIDGINTIMNRQLGKEYLKDIESSTSIDTVAFVKDQKVEENETLIENILTINTSTASVQGQIQVEEVIKDESVVLINDSVTFDEISPEEQNNIETAKISSITVMEEQTDINRDEVMYTCEEPLDKTIVEKSIHSETTSTTDILVAVDEQRALETEVSENATQILNDTFTETVENLIKMKKKFEKETTTPIVVAKSGIEWNEKKLISENKTSTPVHLASTNKEQTEIDMVTEIASPNVNILNSNTKIILVDKEIITENSNNPKHCYLKFGETSKIHSLENEDNLPGKSYGIQKLEMSVQRMKTSNEDYYEKTFLQLEQTEKISVENKDKVDCENKNIIDDKLYTVNESDLNAILCASSLEEALTLLDSKIKFKFKHRKLSNKANSTPHIPKIQSSESRSSGTNTNFTDAREFFKEIEKKCKK; encoded by the exons ATGATAGAACAAACAACATTACGCAACATCTTAACATGGATAATTGcagtgattttatttattttccaatcactcaactattttatttcacggataaaaaaatttgtaaaac acGGGCAAAAAAATACTACTGTTGTGACAACAGATACGATAATATCATCTGAATCGAATCcgaataataacaatgcaccagaaaatgttattactgTCCAAGGACTGATTCAAAATCACTTTGACATTCCTCtg ataattgcAGAAGATGAACCAAACgtgaatgattttattaaaaatgctcaattattgaattcttatgataattacaaagaaaaaaagaaaatcgatCAATTTATGGAGCATTTAGTTGATGACTCTTATGTTGCACGTGGCCTAGGTTTGATAACTGCAAACGTTGGACGAGAAGCAGAATTTTACTTATActcaaaatatgataataattttgaaaacatcgTTATTAAGCTCAAGGGACGTCAAGGTGAAATTGGTCAAATCACAATACCAAACCAAAATCCTACAAACTCTATTGAAACAAAATCCATTCCAatggattatttttatgatgaagATCGAATCAAAGTTACTTACACACCATTTGCAGAAGGTGTATATACATTAACACTAGTACGAAATGGTTTATCCATTTGCCGCTCTCCATACTATATATCAGTAGAAAAAAGTCCAACAAATTCTAGATCTCAAATTCGTTTAGGcacaaagaaatataaaatggtaACTAAGTTTGCTAAGGCCAAACATGTGCCTCTTGAAACATGTGACAACAGTATTCCTGTCATTGAACCCAGTAAATCATCAATTAGTAGAAATATTCTTCCAACAACTGAAGAAAACTCAATTCGAACAGACGTTATGTCTATAGTaacaaaatttgaatctaatagtatacatttaaaaaaaaatgatcaaaaaCTTACAGTTAATAGATccaaaaaaagtacaaaaactGATTTGTTAGATGAAATTTCAATCTCAGCAGACTCAAATACTCAACCAAAAATTGAAACTGGTAATGATTATGATACTAACATCAGTGATTTAAGTTCACtttgtatttattcaaattctaaatCCAATGACAAAAAATGTTCGAGTAATTTAGATGTTTCCAATAGAAATAGTAAGTCAAATTATGTCAATTCTATAGAAATCGAAAGTAACCTGGTAAAGAGGTCCAATAAAAAACTCGATAAaagtattagaaatataaacgaTATGCCTcgagtaaaaaatatgtcatcAAATCACCTAGAACCTACAAACAGTGTATTActgaaagaaaatttaaatgataagaGTTTAGATGAAGTAGAAAAACATAATCAAAcgtataaaacaaatgaacCTATTCATGGACAAAACCAAAGTGAAGCGTTTTTAGATCCAATCACTGTagataaatttgaaatcaaatGTATAGACAACGAAgcatacacacataataaaatatcatgttttGATGATGATCACAGAAAAACTGtaattgtaatgaaaaatattaacgaaTTAGAAACACATCCCAACATTTCTATGAACCAACAATTCACCGATTCgacacaatacaatattaacacCCCTTTTACAAGTGTTCTAACCAAAATCACCAATGATGTTTgtgaaaaatgttcaataaaagtattaagaaTACTATCTGAATTTCCTAGGGATATAAACATAACACATAACAACAATTCAAATGAAAACTGTTCAAGCCATGAAACAGTTCTAGCACAACCAATTAgcattaatactaatatagatAACTTGTTTGAAAAGCCCATTAGTCCTACAAATGAACATAAAACTGATAATTTACTGACTAATAGTCCAACAAATATGAAACTAATGGATACAATCGAtaaagacataaaatataattatattaatgaaatcaaacCAATAAATACTAcctttaatgaaatatactgTGACATCAATAATACGACCAAAGAATTAAtggttaaacaaaataaacacgatggtgaaataaataaatcgataaatgataaaataaccaataattttaCGATACCCATCACCAAAAATAACATagataaacacaaaatagATCACCTAGAGAATATATTGTCTACagataataaaatgcaaattcaagttcaaaatgtacaaaaattctCAGAACATAATATGGATAAagataaaacaaatcaatttcaatttcatgATTATATCAACAACGAATTAAATGATATCaataaagaaaatgaaaaaattttagacACGCGTGATAtagtaacaattaataacgataaaaaatgtaatgaagaattagtaataaacgaattaaaagctaagaatgttattattccggatgaatataaaaatattcaaagtagttttataaatagtcaAACAGTATTAGCATCAATGGAAGATAAATTACTGACTTTGAGGTATAAACCAGAAGATATTAGACAAGAGATAAACAATATATCCAATACTAATGTCATATTACATGAAAaccaaaaactaataattgaaaactCAATTGAacctgtattaaaaaatttcaaaaacaaaatggttgaaaaaattacacaattatatttaaataaggatTTGACACGTTCAGATAATACTTCGATTATagaaaaccataatataaatctaacaaataatttacaaaaaaatcaactacATAACAAcgctgataataaaaaaaataaaaccaaattaattgaaataattagatCACAGTTAACAAATCATTTTCACAAAAATGATATACCAggaatgatattaaataataaaaacacagataataatcaagtgtataaatatctcgaaaatataattaaaacaaatatgaatCCAAATGAAACGCATTCACAAAGATTGgatgaaaacaatattcagACACTTGTCAGTATAGCGAAAAATCaactaaataaacaacaattagATGACGAGTTTAAAATGATGAGATTAGAAAACGTAACTTCAAATATTGAGATAAAGAAAACCAATGATAATGAAAAAGTACAAGACACAGAGATTAAGTTGAAAAACATACCTAATGATACgagtataaaaattgaaactacAACTAAATccataaaatcaaatacatcagaaaaaactgatttagaatcaaatatagataataaaaaaaacattaaatcaataaaattaaagaataagGTAAATGacttaacaaaaatacaaaatatgtttaaaatcaatgaaattggagaaaataataaaagaaatacaaaGATAAAATCAAAACCGACTGAAAATGCATCAAGagagcaaataaaaaaacaagaagACAAAGtagtaaagataaaaatatttaatgatgctAAAGATCTAACGacagaaaaagaaaatatttacaaatttccaCACTCAGTCATAGTAACAGTAAATAAAGAGAATGAAACTTCAACAATAATTGATACTTCACGTGTCTCTGAAATAGAGTTggaaaagataaataatagtgCACAATCAGacacatcaaaattaaataacccaTTCATAAAACCACAAATCCAAAAAATTGTAGTAGAAATtgtaaccaataataataaaatggtcaTTGATTCTGtagcaataattatacacgAAGAAAcagaagacaaaaaaaaagtggcaAAAAGAAACAatccaaaaacaaaatattggatACAAATCAATGATCatgaattgtatacaataaacgcATATCATGACACTATCAAACCAATCGATAAAGATAGAGTTATCGAAACAGAAATgccaaaaatatcaatacaaacaaatataacaatagaTAACAATCTTGAAGAaagtaataagaaaaaaatagaagaaaacatcaaaaatgatttaataatagaaacacCAACAATATCTCTACAGACttcagaaaaattagaaaatataaatgaaacaaaaataacaccaTACACTGTTTCTTCAACTGAACAAATAGAAGAAACAATAGCTGTTGAAAGTGAATCATGCTTATTAATTGATACATCAAATGTTCCtgttgaacaaaaaaatataataggcaaAAGTATAGAACATCCAATATCAATCGAAAACAGAAATAAATCTGTTAAAGAATCAAAGGtgataaaaacaacaactgaaactgaattaataaaaaataatgatcccTTAGCATTAAACAAAGAAGAAGGAACCGGTAAAGAAAACAATCTAGAAACTGAAATTGAGACAGAAAAACcaatacataacataaataaagaaGATGAAGCAATCTCACTGATCAAGATAACAACTGTCTCTGATGacgaaaatatcaaaataaaaaaaacaggtGAACATCAATTAACAATTGAAACACAAATTAACTATgacgaaaatttaaaagtagtaaatataaatactgaatCCGCACCAATACCAAATAATGATTCATCAACAGAAAATATAGGAGAACCAATCAATAAGGAAAATATTCCAGAAACTGAAGTTGAAACAAAAATGTCGGaagataacactaataaagAAGGAGAAACATGCACACCGactaatacacaaaatatctCTACTGATGAAAAGATAACAATTGAAGAAACAACTGAAGAACCATTCCCAATTGAAACACTCATTAAATATGcggaaaaaccaaaaatattagatagtaAAACTGAGACTGAACCATCACCAAACACtggttattcaataataaacgtaCAAGAACCAATCGATAGAGAAAAAAATCCAGaaactgaaattaataaaattaagtcaatagatatcattattaaaaaatttgatgcaAGCTCAAAGATGAATACATCAATAGAATCTgttgaagataaaaatattaaaggagAAACCACTGAAAATCCATTACCAAAAGACCAACCAATTAAATCtgtcaaaaaatcaaaagtagtaaatattaatactgaaTCCGaatcaatagaaaattattattcttcagCAGTAAATGAAGAAGAACCAttcgaaaaagaaaatattccaGAAACTGAAGTTGAAACAGAAGTATCAACAGATAACATGAAAATTGAAAGTGAACCATGTTCAACATATGATACACCAACTGTCTCTGATAAAGAAAAGATAATCAAAGAAGAAACAACTGATAAGCAACTACCAAATAACCAACCAATTAAATTTGTCGAAGATTCAAAACAAGTAGTTATTACAACTGAAACTGAACCATCAATAAACTCTAATTCTTTAACAATAAGCATGCAAGAACAAGTCGATAAAGAAAGAATTCCAGAAACAAGggttgaaacaaaaaaattggaagataacattaataaagaAGGTGAACCATGTCCACTGACTAATGcacaaaatatttctactgAAGAAAAGATAACTACTGTAGAAACAATTGAAGAGCAATTACTTATCGAAACACCCATTAAATGTGTCGTAGAATCAAaagtagtaaatataaatactgaatACAAATCAACACCAAATAATGATTCTTCAGCAGTAAATGTAGAAGAAACAatcgaaaaagaaaatattccaGAAACTGAggttgaaacaaaaaaatcagaaGATAACCCTAAGAAAGAAAGTGAACCATGCCCACTGACAAATACACCAAATATCTCTATTGAAGAAAAGGCAACCATTGAAGAAATAATTGAAGAACCATTACAAATTGAAATTTCCATTCAATCTGTCCaagaaataaaagttttagatattaaaactGAAACTGAACCATCACCAAATACTGATTCTTCAACATTAAACCTACTAGAACCAAtcgataaagaaaatattccaGAAACTGAg gttgaaacaaaaaaatcggaAGATAACCCTAAGAAAGAAAGTGAACCATGCCCACCgattaatacacaaaatatctCTGATGACGAAAGGAAAATTATAGATGAAACCAATGTAAATCCATTACTTATAGAAACACCCATTCAATGTGTCGAAGAATCAAAagcagtaaatataaatactaaatccGAATcaataccaaataataattcttcagCAGTAGCTGTAGAAGAACCAatcgaaaaagaaaatattccaGAAACTGAggttgaaacaaaaaaatcggaagataacataaataaagaaGGTGAACTATGCCCACCGactaatacacaaaatatttctactgAAGAAAAGATAACTATTGAAGAAACAATTGTTGAGCCATTACTTATCGAAACACCCATTAAATGTGTCGAAGAATCAAaagtagtaaatataaatactgaatCCGAATCAATACCAAATAATGATTCTTCAGCAGTAAATGAAGAAAAACCAatcgaaaaagaaaatatttcagaaaCTGAggttgaaacaaaaaaatcggaagatattattaataaagaagGTGAACTATGCCCACCGactaatacacaaaatatttctactgAAGAAAAGATAACTATTGATGAAACAATTGAAGAACCATTGCCAATTGAAATTCCCATTAAATGTGTCGAAGAATCAAaagtagtaaatataaatactgaatCCGAATCAATACCAAATAATGATTCTTCAGCAGTAAATGAAGAAAAACCAatcgaaaaagaaaatattccaGAAACTGTg gttgaaacaaaaaaatcagaaGATAACCCTAAGAAAGAAAGTGAACCATGCCCACTGACAAATACACCAAATATCTCTATTGAAGAAAAGGCAACCATTGAAGAAATAATTGAAGAACCATTACAAATTGAAATTTCCATTCAATCTGTCCaagaaataaaagttttagatattaaaactGAAACTGAACCATCACCAAATACTGATTCTTCAACATTAAACCTACTAGAACCAatcgaaaaagaaaatattccaGAAACTGTggttgaaacaaaaaaatcggaagataacataaataaagaaGGTGAACTATGCCCACCGactaatacacaaaatatttctactgAAGAAAAGGTAACTATTGAAGAAACAACTGAAGAACCATTAACAATTGAAACACCCATTCAATCTGTCGAAAATTCAAAAGAAGTGGATATTACAGCTGAAACTGATCCATCAATAAACTCTAACACTTCAACAAAAAGCATACAAGAACAAGTCGATACAGAAAGCATTCCAGAAAATAGggttgaaacaaaaaaatcggaagatattattaataaagaagGTGAACTATGCCCACCGactaatacacaaaatatttctactgAAGAAAAGATAACTATTGATGAAACAATTGAAGAACCATTACCAATTGAAATTCCCATTAAATGTGTCGAAGAATCAAaagtagtaaatataaatactgaatCCGAATCAATACCAAATAAGAATTCTTCAGCAGTAACTGTAGAAGAACCAatcgaaaaagaaaatattccaGAAATTGAGGTTGAAACAAATAGATCGGAAGATAACATTGATAAAGAAGGTGAACCATGCCCACCGactaatacacaaaatatctCTGATGACGAAAGGAAAATTATAGATGAAACCAATGTAAATCCATTACTTATCGAAACACCCATTAAATGTGTCGAAGaatcaaaagtaataaatattaatacagaaTCCGAATCAAAAACCAATAATGATTCTTCAGCAGTAAATGAAGAAAAACCAatcgaaaaagaaaatattccaGAAACTGTggttgaaacaaaaaaatcggaAGATAACATTGATAAAGAAG ATGAACCATGTCCACTGACTAATGCACAAAATATCTCTACTGAAGAAAAGATAACTATTGAAGAAACAATTGAAGAACCATTACCAATTGAAATTCCCATTAAATGTGTCGAAGAATCAAaagtagtaaatataaatactgaatCCGAATCAATACCAAATAAGAATTCTTCAGCAGTAACTGTAGAAGAACCAatcgaaaaagaaaatattccaGAAATTGAGGTTGAAACAAAAAGATCGGAAGATAACATTGATAAAGAAGGTGAACCATGCCCACCGactaatacacaaaatatctCTGAAGacgaaagaaaaattatagatgAAACCAATGTAAATCCATTACTTATCGAAACACCCATTAAATGTGTCGAAGaatcaaaagtaataaatataaatactgaatCCGAATCAATACCAAATAATGATTCTTCGGCAGTAAATGAAGAAAAACCAatcgaaaaagaaaatattccaGAAACTGTggttgaaacaaaaaaatcggaAGATAACATTGATAAAGAAGGTGAACTATGCCCACCgtttaatacacaaaatatttctactgAAGAAAAGATAACTATTGAAGAAAGAATTGAAGAACCATTACCAATTGAAATTCCCATTAAATGTGTCGAAGAATCAAAagcagtaaatataaatactgaatCCGAATCAATACCAAATAATGATTCTTCAGCAGTAAATGAAGAAAAACCAAtcgataaagaaaatattccaGAAACTGAggttgaaacaaaaaaatcggaAGATAACCCTAAGAAAGAAAGTGAACCATGCCCACCGactaatacacaaaatatctCTGATGACCAAAGGAAAATTATAGATGAAACCAATGTAAATCCATTACTTATCGAAACACCTAATAAATGTGTCGAAGAATCaaatgtagtaaatattaatacagaaTCCGAATcaataccaaataataattcttcagCAGTAACTGTAGAAGAACCAatcgaaaaagaaaatattccaGAAACTGAAGTTAAAACAGAAAAGTCAACGGATAACACGAATATAGAAATTGAACCATGCTCACCAGCTAATACACCAAATATCTCTAATGAAAATAAGATTACCATATTAGAAACAACTGATAAGCTATTAACTAATGACCAATCAACTAAATATGttgaagaattaaaattagtaaatatcaatattgaaaCTGAACCACCACCAAATACTGATTTCTTAACACTAAACGTAGAAACACTAATCTATATAGAAAACAATCCAGAAACTGAAATTGAGGCAGAAAAATCAATAGGTAACATTATTAAAGAAGGTGAAGCAAGCTCAATGATTGATACATCAATTGAATCTgttgtagataaaaatattatagaagaaaCCATTGAAAATTCATTACCAAATGAACAATCAACTAAATCTGTCAAAGAATTAAAAGTAGTAGATATTAATACTGAATCTGAATTAATGCCAAATAATGATTCTTCAATGACAAACGTTGAAGAACCATTCAATAAGGATAATGTTCCAGAAACTCAAATTGAGACAGTTAAATCAATAGATGAGAATGAAAAGGAATGTGAAGCATGTTCACCGACTGATACATCGTCAGTTTCTATTGaagaaaagaatattatagataaaaccaTTGCAAATCCATTACTAAATGAACCACCAATTAAATCTGTtgacaaatttaaagttttagatattaatactGAAACTGAACCATCACCAAATACTGGTTCTTTAACAGTAAACGTAGAAGTACTAAtcgataaagaaaatattcgagaaattcaaattgaaacagataaattaatagattacTCTAATAAAGAATGTGAATCACGCTCCCCGACAGATAAATTAGCTGCTTCTagtgaaaaaaacaatttgacaGAAGAGACTATGGAAATCCTATTACCAATTGAAACATTCATTAAGTCCTCGACAAAAGCCGTTGAAGAACTTaaggaaaacaaaattaataccgAAACTGTCTTTGTACCAAATATTGATTCTTCAACACTAAATGCAGAAGAACCATCAGAGGAAgactatttttcaaaaatagtaataaagaCGGATAAAACATTAGATTTCGTTGTAAAAGAATGTGAAACATGCCCACCGATAGACACATCAATGTATGTGACAGAAGAAATAAAAGGAATAGATGGTACTATCGAAAAACTAATTCCAATTGGTTCTTCGTTTGTGATTGCAGATACTGAAAATTTAACATCAATTGACGGTATTAACACAATTATGAACAGACAATTAGGGAAAGAATACTTGAAAGATATTGAAAGTTCAACAAGTATTGACACAGTTGCATTTGTAAAAGATCAAAAAGTGGAAGAAAATGAaactttaattgaaaatatattaacaattaacacTTCAACTGCATCTGTACAAGGACAGATACAGGTAGAAGAAGTTATCAAAGATGAATCTGTGGTATTAATTAACGATTCAGTTACATTTGATGAAATCTCTCCAGAAGAGCAAAACAATATTGAAACTGCAAAGATTTCTTCTATTACAGTCATGGAGGAACAAACAGATATAAACAGAGATGAGGTTATGTACACTTGTGAAGAACCGTTAGACAAAACTATTGTAGAAAAGAGTATCCATAGTGAAACAACATCCACGACTGATATTTTAGTTGCAGTCGATGAACAGAGAGCCCTTGAAACAGAAGTTTCAGAAAACGCTACTCAAATACTAAATGATACTTTTACCGAAACAGTAGAAAAcctgataaaaatgaaaaaaaaatttgaaaaagaaaCGACAACACCAATTGTTGTAGCAAAATCTGGAATAGAATGGaatgagaaaaaattaataagtgaaaataaaacttcaaCACCTGTTCATTTGGCCTCAACCAATAAGGAACAAACTGAGATAGATATGGTTACTGAAATTGCATCAccaaatgttaacattttaaatagcaatactaaaataattttagttgataaagaaataataacggaaaattcaaataatcctaaacattgttatttaaaattcggTGAAACGTCTAAAATTCATAGTTTGGAAAATGAAGATAATTTACCAGGAAAATCGTATGGCattcaaaaattagaaatgtCTGTACAACGAATGAAAACTTCCAATGaagattattatgaaaaaacttttttacagTTGGAACAAACTGAAAAAATTTCTGtagaaaataaagataaagttgactgtgaaaataaaaatattattgatgataaattatacacagtCAATGAATCTGACTTAAACGCAATATTGTGTGCGTCTTCTCTCGAAGAAGCACTTACATTATT